AGTTCGTCGAAGGCGAAGCCGTTGAACTGAACGGCAAGGCGCTGCCGGGCGACCAGATCCTGGCCCAGCTCAACAAGCTGTTCGCCCCGTATGGCGTTGGTCGTGGCGTGTACACCGGCGACACCGTGATCGGCCTGAAGGGCCGCATCGTGTTCGAGGCCCCGGGCCTGGTTTCGCTGCTGGCCGCGCATCGCGCACTGGAAGATGCGGTGCTGACCAAGCAGCAGAACCGCTTCAAGCCGGACGTGGCGCGCAAGTGGGTGGAGCTGGTGTACGAAGGCTTCTACCACGATCCGCTGAAGACCGACATCGAAGCGTTCCTGAAGTCCTCGCAGGCCAAGGTCAACGGCGAAGTGGTGCTGGAAACCCGTGGTGGCCGCGTCGACGCGGTGGCGGTGAAGTCGCCGCACCTGCTCAACACCAAGGGTGCCACCTACGCGCAGTCGGCCGACTGGGGCGTGGAGGAGGCCGAAGGGTTCATCAAGCTGTTCGGCATGAGCTCGACCTTGTACGCGCAGGTCAACCGCGGTTGACCCACCTGCGCCGCTCGCGCGCCCCCTTGAACACCAAGGGGGCTCTCCAGCAGGCGCATTCCGGTAGCGCCGGGCCATGCCCGGCGGAATTCCACAGGATTGTTGATTCATGCTTGAACAGACGCTCGATCACCTGCAGGCCCTGGTGTCCTTCGACACCCGCAACCCGCCGCGTGCGATCACCACCGGTGGCATCTTCGATTACCTGCGCGCGAACCTGCCCGGCTTCAACGTCGAGGTGATCGACCACGGCGCCGGTGCAGTCAGCCTGTATGCCGTGCGCGGTACGCCGAAGTACCTGTTCAACGTGCACCTGGATACCGTGCCGGATTCGCCGCACTGGAGTGCCGACCCGCATGTGATGCGGCGCCTGGATGACCGCGTGGTCGGCCTGGGCGTGTGTGACATCAAGGGCGCGGCGGCCGCACTGGTGGCCGCGGCCAATGCCAGCGATGGTGATGCCGCGTTCCTGTTCTCCAGCGACGAGGAAGCCAACGATCCGCGCTGCGTCGCCGCGTTCCTGGCCCGTGGCCTGCCGTACGAAGCGGTGCTGGTGGCCGAACCGACCATGAGCGAGGCGGTGCTGGCGCACCGTGGCATCAGCTCGGTGCTGATGCAGTTCGCCGGCCGCGCCGGGCACGCCTCGGGCAAGCAGGATGCCGCTGCCAGCGCGTTGCACCAGGCGATGCGCTGGGGCAACCGCGCGCTGGATCATGTCGAGTCGCTGGCCTCGGCCCGCTTTGGTGGGCTGACCGGCCTGCGCTTCAACATCGGCCGCGTCGAAGGTGGCATCAAGGCCAACATGATCGCGCCCGCCGCCGAAGTGCGCTTCGGTTTCCGGCCGCTGCCGTCGATGAACATCGACGCGTTGCTGGCCACCTTCGCCGGTTTCGCCGAGCCGGAAGCGGCGGTATTCACCGAAACCTTCCGTGGCCCCAGCCTGCCGGCCGGCGACATCGCCGAAGCCGAGAACCGCCGCCTGCTGGCGCGCGACGTGGCCGATGCGCTGGACCTGCCGATCGGCAACGCGGTGGACTTCTGGACCGAAGCCTCGCTGTTCTCGGCTGGTGGCTACACCACGCTGGTGTTCGGCCCGGGTGACATCGCCCAAGCCCACACCGCTGATGAGTTCGTGACGCTGGACCAGCTGCAGCGCTACACCGACGCCGTGCACCGCATCATCGCCGCCGGCGCCTGATTCTTTCCTTTCCGACGAAACCGAAATGTCTCCTGCCCTCCAGCCCCA
This genomic window from Stenotrophomonas maltophilia contains:
- a CDS encoding acetylornithine deacetylase; translation: MLEQTLDHLQALVSFDTRNPPRAITTGGIFDYLRANLPGFNVEVIDHGAGAVSLYAVRGTPKYLFNVHLDTVPDSPHWSADPHVMRRLDDRVVGLGVCDIKGAAAALVAAANASDGDAAFLFSSDEEANDPRCVAAFLARGLPYEAVLVAEPTMSEAVLAHRGISSVLMQFAGRAGHASGKQDAAASALHQAMRWGNRALDHVESLASARFGGLTGLRFNIGRVEGGIKANMIAPAAEVRFGFRPLPSMNIDALLATFAGFAEPEAAVFTETFRGPSLPAGDIAEAENRRLLARDVADALDLPIGNAVDFWTEASLFSAGGYTTLVFGPGDIAQAHTADEFVTLDQLQRYTDAVHRIIAAGA